From a single Bradyrhizobium sediminis genomic region:
- a CDS encoding phosphoenolpyruvate carboxykinase, whose translation MQETGIRNGAFGADKFGLRNLKQVHWNLGAPQLYQYSLSAGEAVLSADGALCADTGDFTGRSPKDKFTVRDASTENMWWGGNQSITPEQFEALYQDFLKHAEGKTLFAQDLYGGADPNFQIKTRVFTELAWHSLFIRTLLIRPEAAVVRHFVPELTMIDMPSFRADPKRHGVRSENVVAIDFARKIVLIGGSHYAGEMKKSVFTTLNYYLPAKGVMPMHCSANVGPKGDSAIFFGLSGTGKTTLSADPKRTLIGDDEHGWGSEGVFNFEGGCYAKCIKLSKEAEPEIHAASKRFGAVLENVVLDEDTRVPDFDDGSKTENTRSAYPLDFIPNASRTGRAGHPKNVVMLAADAFGILPPIAKLSPAQAMYHFLSGYTAKVAGTERGLGNEPQPEFSTCFGSPFLPLDPSVYGNMLRELIARHNVDCWLVNTGWTGGKFGTGSRMPIKVTRALLTAALDGSLRNVEFRTDKFFGFAVPTALPGVPSEILDPVNTWKDKAEFDKTARALVGMFQKNFAKFEAQVDADVRAAAPDLKLAAE comes from the coding sequence GTGCAAGAGACGGGAATACGCAACGGTGCCTTCGGCGCCGACAAATTCGGCTTAAGAAATCTCAAGCAGGTGCACTGGAATCTCGGCGCGCCGCAGCTCTACCAGTATTCGTTGTCGGCGGGGGAAGCGGTGCTGTCCGCCGATGGCGCCTTGTGCGCCGACACCGGCGACTTCACCGGCCGCAGCCCGAAGGACAAGTTCACGGTGCGCGACGCCTCGACCGAGAACATGTGGTGGGGCGGCAACCAGTCGATCACGCCTGAGCAGTTCGAGGCGCTGTATCAGGACTTCCTCAAGCACGCCGAAGGCAAGACGCTGTTCGCGCAGGACCTCTACGGCGGCGCCGATCCGAACTTCCAGATCAAGACCCGCGTGTTCACCGAACTCGCCTGGCATTCGCTGTTCATCCGTACGCTGTTGATCCGGCCCGAGGCCGCAGTGGTCAGGCATTTCGTGCCCGAGCTGACCATGATCGACATGCCGAGCTTCCGCGCCGATCCGAAACGCCATGGCGTGCGTTCGGAGAACGTGGTCGCGATCGACTTCGCCCGCAAGATCGTCCTGATCGGCGGCTCGCATTATGCCGGCGAGATGAAGAAGAGCGTGTTCACCACGCTGAACTACTACCTGCCGGCCAAGGGCGTGATGCCGATGCATTGTTCGGCCAATGTCGGGCCCAAGGGCGACAGCGCCATCTTCTTCGGTCTCTCCGGAACCGGAAAGACCACGCTGTCGGCCGATCCGAAGCGCACGCTGATCGGCGACGACGAGCACGGCTGGGGCAGCGAGGGCGTCTTCAACTTCGAGGGCGGCTGCTACGCCAAATGCATCAAGCTGTCGAAGGAAGCCGAGCCCGAGATCCACGCCGCGAGCAAGCGCTTCGGCGCCGTGCTCGAGAACGTGGTGCTCGACGAAGACACGCGGGTGCCGGATTTCGACGACGGTTCGAAGACCGAGAATACCCGCTCGGCCTATCCGCTCGACTTCATCCCCAACGCCTCGCGCACCGGCCGCGCCGGCCACCCGAAGAACGTGGTGATGCTGGCGGCGGACGCGTTCGGCATTTTGCCGCCGATCGCGAAACTGAGCCCGGCGCAGGCGATGTATCACTTCCTGTCCGGCTATACCGCCAAGGTCGCCGGCACCGAGCGCGGCCTCGGCAACGAGCCGCAGCCGGAATTCTCCACCTGCTTCGGCTCGCCGTTCCTCCCCCTCGATCCGTCGGTGTACGGCAACATGCTGCGCGAGCTGATCGCCAGGCACAACGTCGATTGCTGGCTGGTCAACACCGGCTGGACCGGCGGCAAGTTCGGCACCGGCTCCAGGATGCCGATCAAGGTGACCCGCGCGCTTCTGACCGCAGCCCTCGACGGCAGCTTGCGCAATGTCGAATTCCGCACCGACAAGTTCTTCGGCTTTGCGGTGCCGACCGCGCTGCCGGGGGTGCCGAGCGAGATCCTCGATCCCGTCAACACCTGGAAGGACAAGGCCGAGTTCGACAAGACGGCGCGCGCGCTGGTCGGCATGTTTCAGAAGAACTTCGCCAAGTTCGAAGCCCAGGTCGACGCCGACGTCCGCGCCGCCGCACCGGATCTCAAGCTCGCGGCGGAGTGA